CGCAAGGCGGACCCGTTCCAGCTGCGCAACCTCGACGGCGATGCCCGTTACCGGAACGTGCAGCGCGAGCTGGCACGGCGGCTCAGCGTGCTGAACGGCTGCAAGGGCACCAAGGCCTGCTTCCGCGACTTCGGGCGGATGCCTGCACCTCGGGGGTGATCCAGGCCGTGGCCGCGTGGATGCTCAGTCGTAGGAGACGAGCTGGGGTTGTGCGGTGCGGACCTGGAGGTCTTGGGCGGGGCTGGTCATGGTGACGGTGCCGTTGACGTCGCGCCAGGGTCCGGTGCCGAGGCGCCAGCGTGCGGTCCAGGTGGTGGTGAGCTGGAGGGTGACGGGGCCGGCTTGGGTGTAGCGGTGGGAGACGTAGGTGTCCATGGGGGTGCCGGGTGTCCAGGGTTGGCCGGGGTCGGTGGTGGTCATGGTCTGGCCGTTGCCGAGGGTCCAGGTGAAGGTGGCGGGGGTGATGTCGAAGGTGATCTGGCGGCCCAGGAGCTGCACGGTTTCCTGGAACGGTTCGGCTTGGGTGTGGAGGATGGTGTCGAAGTTGACCAGGGTCTCTCCGCCGGGTGGCTGGATCTGCAGGGGTGCGTCGGGTAGCGGGATGCGGCGGAAGGCTTCGAGGATGCGACCGGGGGTCAGGACGGGGGCCGTTGCCGCGGCGATCGGGTCGCCAGGCTCGATGCACGTGGTCCCGACGTGCCTGATGCCTTGTGCTTCATGAGCCAGAACCTCATGGAGCAAGCCATCAGCTCCGCAGGTGAATGCGTCGCCGCAGCCGTACGCGGTCGGCTGGACTACGCCATCGTTGCGCTGGCAAAGCGGTTCGTAGGAGTAGACGAGTGGACTGGAGGTTCCGCTTCCTGATGTGGGGGCGACTGGTGATGAAGAAATGTCCGGCGTGGCCGCTTCGAACTGGGCAAGAAAAGAGTGAGTCCCGGCGTCGACCTCCGGGTTCCCCGGTTCGGCCGCCGCGGGGCTGAAGGCAGTGGTGGACAGCAGCGTCGCGACTACGAGAGCTGGAACTTTCACTGGACCAGCTCGACTTCGCTCATCGCCCAGGCGCTACCCGTCCAACGAACGTAGGCAGTGAGCGTCACTTCACTGGCCTCGTTGACACGAACCGGACTGGTTGAGCTTTCCTTCAGCTTCTGATCGGACGTCAGCACATTGACGGCGATCAACGTAGAACGCTCGGGTCCCTTCCGAGGCTCGCTGACGGATTGCACGCTCCAGGCTTGGGACTTCGAGTAGCCGCCAGATTCGTACAGCTGGTCCGTGTAGCTGGCGATGCGGTCACACGTTTGGCACTGATCGGTCGCGAGCTCTCGGAAGGCCACCGTGTCACCTGAGTTCTCGGCCTCGTTCATGACCTCGAGCCAGTGCGCGACGAACGCCACGGCACCGTCGTCAGTCTTCTCCTCCCACGGCTCCTTCTCGGCCGCAGCACTCTCGCTCGGCGACGAGGAGGAGCTAGGCGTCGAGGTCGGGTCGGCGACCTGCGGTTCGGGGTCGTCGCCGCAGCTGGTGAGGGCGAGGACCACCG
The Nocardioides marinisabuli genome window above contains:
- a CDS encoding DUF6318 family protein produces the protein MRRHLAYAAAGAVVLALTSCGDDPEPQVADPTSTPSSSSSPSESAAAEKEPWEEKTDDGAVAFVAHWLEVMNEAENSGDTVAFRELATDQCQTCDRIASYTDQLYESGGYSKSQAWSVQSVSEPRKGPERSTLIAVNVLTSDQKLKESSTSPVRVNEASEVTLTAYVRWTGSAWAMSEVELVQ